In one window of Prevotella fusca JCM 17724 DNA:
- the tgt gene encoding tRNA guanosine(34) transglycosylase Tgt, which yields MTFELQHTDNASDARTGIITTDHGQIKTPIFMPVGTVGSVKGVHFEELRKQVKAQIILGNTYHLYLRPGLEVLKAAGGLHGFNGWERPILTDSGGFQVFSLTGIRKLSEEGCEFRSHIDGSKHIFTPENVMDTERIIGADIMMALDECPPGKSDYEYAKKSLRMTQRWLDRCIKRFNETEPLYGYNQSLFPIVQGCTYKDLRREAAKFVADKGADGNAIGGLAVGEPTEIMYEMIEVVNEILPKDKPRYLMGVGTPQNILEAIERGVDMFDCVMPTRNGRNAMLFTYNGTMNMKNKKWENDFSPIDPDGCDVDLITSKAYLHHLFKAGELLAMQIASIHNLAFYLRLVTDARAHIEQGDFVQWKASVIEQLGRRI from the coding sequence ATGACATTTGAACTTCAGCATACAGATAACGCCAGTGATGCCCGTACAGGTATCATCACTACTGACCATGGACAGATAAAGACACCTATCTTTATGCCTGTCGGCACAGTCGGTTCAGTAAAGGGTGTACACTTTGAAGAGTTGCGCAAGCAGGTTAAGGCACAGATTATCCTTGGTAACACTTACCATCTTTATCTGCGTCCGGGATTGGAAGTACTCAAAGCAGCTGGTGGTCTGCATGGCTTCAATGGATGGGAACGCCCAATCCTGACAGACTCAGGAGGCTTCCAGGTCTTTTCTTTGACGGGTATCCGCAAGTTGTCGGAAGAGGGTTGTGAGTTCAGAAGTCACATAGATGGCTCCAAGCACATCTTCACTCCCGAGAATGTCATGGATACAGAACGCATCATCGGTGCCGACATCATGATGGCACTTGACGAATGTCCTCCTGGCAAGAGCGACTACGAATATGCCAAGAAGAGCCTGAGAATGACACAGCGTTGGCTGGATCGTTGTATCAAACGGTTCAACGAGACGGAACCTCTCTATGGCTACAACCAGAGTCTTTTCCCTATTGTACAGGGCTGCACCTACAAAGATCTGCGCCGTGAAGCTGCAAAGTTTGTGGCTGACAAGGGGGCTGACGGCAATGCTATCGGCGGCTTGGCCGTTGGCGAACCGACGGAAATCATGTATGAGATGATTGAGGTGGTCAATGAGATCCTTCCTAAGGACAAGCCCCGTTATCTGATGGGGGTCGGTACTCCGCAGAACATTCTTGAAGCCATTGAACGTGGTGTGGATATGTTCGACTGCGTTATGCCTACCCGTAACGGTCGCAATGCAATGCTCTTCACCTACAATGGTACGATGAACATGAAGAACAAGAAGTGGGAAAATGACTTCTCACCAATTGACCCTGACGGATGTGACGTAGATCTCATCACAAGCAAAGCCTACCTCCATCATCTCTTCAAGGCTGGAGAACTGCTTGCGATGCAGATTGCCAGCATTCATAACCTTGCGTTCTATCTCCGCCTCGTGACAGATGCACGTGCCCATATTGAGCAAGGCGACTTCGTACAGTGGAAAGCCTCTGTCATAGAGCAACTGGGAAGAAGAATTTAA